In Paenibacillus ihbetae, the following are encoded in one genomic region:
- a CDS encoding YjgB family protein: MNNEQRISKAVIALTVAGTVGLAGLGITPAVLSAPHAEAAGHSEAAAADSYAAKEALKTLNSFYKPALKGQFPGVVGQLTVGKSTRQDVINTIGEPSITRKHADDFDLYSANMGSPGYAISYKLNKIREIRYYGTNVERQTNIGGITMKMLKQNWYAPASTTTFKNGDSTQTKLTYHRGAYKLEFIFNSSTDLDHINLLKK, encoded by the coding sequence ATGAACAACGAACAGCGTATTTCAAAAGCAGTCATCGCACTTACGGTGGCGGGGACCGTCGGTTTGGCGGGGCTCGGAATCACTCCGGCCGTTTTATCCGCGCCACATGCTGAGGCGGCCGGCCACAGTGAAGCCGCCGCTGCCGACAGCTACGCAGCCAAGGAAGCATTAAAGACGCTGAACAGCTTCTATAAACCCGCTTTGAAAGGTCAGTTTCCCGGCGTGGTCGGCCAACTGACCGTCGGCAAGAGCACCCGGCAGGACGTGATCAACACGATCGGCGAACCTTCCATAACGCGTAAGCATGCAGATGATTTTGATCTGTATAGCGCGAATATGGGCAGTCCCGGTTACGCGATCTCCTATAAGCTGAACAAGATTCGCGAGATTCGTTATTACGGCACGAATGTGGAACGGCAAACGAATATCGGAGGCATTACGATGAAGATGCTGAAGCAGAATTGGTATGCCCCAGCCTCCACCACGACATTCAAGAACGGCGACAGCACGCAGACGAAGCTCACTTATCATCGGGGTGCCTACAAGCTGGAGTTCATCTTTAACAGCAGCACGGATT
- a CDS encoding GNAT family N-acetyltransferase, protein MFPILETERLHLREITPDDAPAIFRCFSDQEVTRYYGQEAFTTLEQAEQLIDLFAKNRLERRGIRWGIELKDRKGLVGTIGFNAWAPKHKRAEIGYELHPDYWRQGYAREAASAVLSFGFQQLGLDRVGAVVFIDNKASHALLIRLGFEMEGVLRKYIHQNGKSYDTNVYSLIH, encoded by the coding sequence ATGTTTCCGATCCTCGAAACGGAACGTCTGCATTTAAGGGAAATTACGCCGGATGATGCCCCGGCGATTTTCCGCTGTTTTTCAGATCAAGAAGTAACCCGATATTACGGGCAGGAAGCTTTCACGACGCTCGAGCAAGCGGAGCAGCTGATCGATTTGTTCGCCAAGAACCGCTTGGAACGGCGCGGAATCCGCTGGGGAATCGAGCTGAAAGACAGGAAAGGCTTGGTGGGGACGATCGGCTTCAACGCGTGGGCACCCAAGCATAAGCGAGCCGAGATTGGCTATGAGCTCCATCCGGACTATTGGCGGCAGGGCTATGCCCGTGAGGCGGCTTCCGCCGTCCTGTCGTTCGGATTTCAACAACTGGGGCTTGATCGCGTCGGGGCCGTCGTATTCATCGACAACAAAGCTTCTCATGCCCTGCTCATCCGCTTAGGCTTTGAAATGGAAGGCGTCCTTCGTAAATACATCCATCAGAACGGGAAATCCTATGATACGAATGTATACTCTCTTATCCATTAA
- a CDS encoding ABC transporter substrate-binding protein, whose translation MKRRIWRGLAASLVLVCAAALAGCGGGSGSATKVKVGEVTRSIFYAPQYVALEKGFFKEEGLDVELQTTPGGDKTMTALLSGAIDVALVGSETSIYVYQQGSEDPVINFGQVTQTDGTFLMARNAGAEFDWDQLKGSVFLGQRKGGMPQMAGEFTLKKNGIDPHADLELIQNIDFANIASAYASGTGEYVQLFEPQASIFEKEGRGKVVASFGVESGNLPYTVFMTKQSYINNNEATVQKFTNALYKAQQWVDANSPEDIADAIMPYFKDSDRDIVISSVKRYKEQGSFATDPIVDEAEWNNLLDVMEQAGELKERVAPDKIVNNSFAEKAKQAK comes from the coding sequence ATGAAGCGTCGGATATGGCGGGGGCTGGCGGCAAGCCTTGTGCTTGTGTGCGCCGCAGCGCTGGCAGGATGCGGGGGCGGCAGCGGCTCGGCAACGAAGGTCAAGGTGGGCGAAGTCACACGCTCAATTTTCTATGCGCCGCAGTATGTCGCACTGGAGAAAGGTTTTTTCAAGGAAGAGGGGCTTGACGTCGAGCTGCAGACGACTCCCGGCGGAGATAAAACGATGACGGCGCTCTTGTCTGGGGCCATCGATGTTGCGCTTGTCGGGTCGGAAACTTCCATTTATGTGTATCAGCAGGGCTCGGAGGATCCGGTGATCAACTTCGGGCAGGTAACGCAGACGGACGGCACGTTTCTTATGGCGCGGAACGCCGGCGCAGAATTTGATTGGGATCAGCTGAAGGGGAGCGTGTTCCTCGGACAGCGCAAAGGCGGAATGCCGCAGATGGCCGGAGAATTTACGCTGAAGAAAAATGGCATCGATCCCCATGCCGATCTGGAGCTGATACAGAACATTGATTTTGCAAACATCGCATCGGCTTATGCCTCGGGGACAGGGGAATATGTGCAGCTGTTTGAGCCGCAGGCCTCGATATTCGAGAAAGAAGGGCGCGGCAAGGTGGTGGCATCCTTCGGCGTCGAGAGCGGTAACTTGCCGTACACCGTGTTCATGACCAAGCAAAGCTACATTAATAACAATGAGGCAACGGTGCAAAAATTTACGAACGCTCTTTATAAAGCCCAGCAGTGGGTAGACGCAAACAGTCCGGAGGACATCGCCGACGCGATCATGCCGTATTTCAAGGACAGCGACCGGGATATCGTCATCTCGTCTGTCAAGCGTTACAAGGAGCAGGGCAGCTTTGCAACGGATCCGATCGTGGATGAGGCCGAGTGGAACAATCTGCTGGACGTCATGGAGCAGGCCGGCGAGCTGAAGGAGCGGGTCGCCCCTGACAAAATCGTCAATAACAGCTTTGCTGAGAAAGCCAAACAGGCAAAATAG
- a CDS encoding YxcD family protein — protein MILSMDEIVNAVCLHQAERRGVKPTDVSLELSWDEDTGYTAEVWVNGRTQYLIEANLIEAILRYLHSEYNIRAYSEQVRLELEDEIIAIVQQ, from the coding sequence ATGATTCTTAGCATGGACGAAATCGTCAACGCGGTCTGCCTGCATCAGGCGGAGCGCAGAGGCGTGAAACCGACGGATGTGTCGCTTGAGCTGAGCTGGGATGAGGATACCGGATATACGGCGGAAGTATGGGTTAACGGAAGAACGCAGTATTTGATCGAAGCGAATCTGATCGAAGCCATCCTCCGTTATCTGCACTCCGAGTACAACATTCGGGCATACAGCGAACAGGTAAGGCTGGAGCTCGAAGACGAAATTATCGCCATTGTGCAGCAATAG
- a CDS encoding iron-sulfur cluster biosynthesis family protein has translation MIIQLTPEADLKLKEMLGNKPGAVRLIYDTEGCGCAVNGVPGLQIVDGAAEGDTAIQTESSIPLVIHGKQEVFFEEELKLDVHAGTVNFRLTSRNQTYGTNIIATDTRV, from the coding sequence GTGATAATCCAACTTACCCCGGAGGCCGACCTGAAGCTGAAGGAAATGCTCGGGAACAAGCCTGGGGCCGTGAGACTGATCTATGATACCGAGGGCTGCGGATGCGCCGTCAACGGCGTTCCGGGACTTCAGATCGTGGATGGTGCTGCCGAAGGCGATACCGCGATTCAAACGGAAAGCTCGATCCCTCTGGTCATCCATGGCAAGCAGGAGGTTTTTTTCGAGGAAGAGCTGAAGCTGGACGTGCACGCCGGCACCGTTAATTTTCGTCTCACAAGCCGCAATCAGACGTATGGAACAAATATCATAGCAACCGACACCCGTGTTTGA
- a CDS encoding beta-class carbonic anhydrase: protein MEKHLDRILEHNRSFVEKKEYEPYLTGRFPEKKLVVVTCMDTRLVELLPKAMNFKNGDVKIIKNAGAIISQPFGSVMRSVLVALYELHAEEVIVVGHYECGMASLDADVMISHMKERGISDEVLSTLENSGIRLNKWLRGFDNVTDGVRNTVSLIKNHPLLPPNVPVHGMVIDPNTGALDLVVEGYENK, encoded by the coding sequence ATGGAAAAACATTTGGACCGCATTCTGGAGCATAACCGCAGCTTTGTAGAGAAGAAAGAATATGAGCCTTACCTGACCGGCCGCTTCCCTGAGAAGAAGCTTGTCGTTGTAACCTGTATGGATACAAGACTGGTGGAGCTGCTCCCCAAAGCAATGAACTTCAAGAACGGAGACGTCAAAATCATCAAAAACGCCGGAGCCATCATCTCCCAGCCATTCGGCAGCGTTATGCGCAGTGTGCTGGTCGCTCTATATGAGCTGCATGCGGAGGAAGTGATCGTGGTCGGCCACTACGAGTGCGGCATGGCATCGCTGGACGCTGACGTCATGATCTCCCATATGAAGGAGCGCGGCATCTCGGACGAAGTGCTCTCCACCCTTGAGAATTCCGGCATCCGGCTTAATAAATGGCTTCGCGGCTTCGACAACGTGACCGACGGCGTTCGCAACACCGTTAGTCTCATCAAGAATCACCCGCTGCTGCCGCCGAACGTTCCGGTTCACGGCATGGTCATTGACCCGAACACCGGGGCCTTGGATCTCGTTGTCGAGGGATACGAGAACAAATAA
- a CDS encoding PadR family transcriptional regulator encodes MNTLSYGLLGLLARRESSGYDLMLRIQPFWQAKHSQIYPLLASMEEKQLLSSHWVQQTDKPDKKIYAITEKGMQKLREWMYQPIAPAVTKDELSLRTFCLWLTEIGIAIDIYEDRRSSYLEKKRYFEQILAGIPEDTREIGSKAFSNYILATKGLMMAETELKWCDWVLGLLKEHQRAAAAKHGE; translated from the coding sequence ATGAATACGTTGTCATACGGCTTGTTAGGGTTGCTCGCCAGAAGAGAGTCGTCGGGTTATGACCTCATGCTTCGGATCCAACCGTTTTGGCAGGCCAAGCACAGTCAAATCTACCCTCTCTTGGCCAGTATGGAAGAGAAGCAGCTGCTATCCTCGCATTGGGTTCAGCAGACCGACAAACCGGATAAGAAGATCTACGCGATTACGGAGAAAGGCATGCAAAAGCTGCGCGAGTGGATGTACCAGCCCATTGCGCCTGCCGTCACCAAGGATGAGCTTTCCCTGCGCACCTTCTGTCTGTGGCTGACCGAGATCGGCATCGCGATCGATATCTACGAGGACCGCAGAAGCAGCTATTTAGAGAAGAAGCGTTACTTCGAGCAGATTCTGGCCGGGATTCCCGAGGATACCCGGGAGATCGGAAGCAAAGCGTTCAGCAATTACATTTTGGCAACCAAAGGCCTGATGATGGCCGAAACGGAGCTGAAATGGTGCGACTGGGTGCTGGGCTTGCTGAAGGAGCATCAGCGTGCAGCGGCAGCGAAGCATGGTGAATAA
- a CDS encoding carboxypeptidase M32 → MEAQVSQQWEQFQQLVHKIMSYYEALGLLQWDLRTGAPRKGTDVRSETIGVLSTEAFKLQVSEEMGQFLEFFADPKHEGQLDSRNRRIVAEMRKVYEQNKSIPPERFQEYSILASQSETKWEEAKKNSDFAGFEPYLTKVVAFKQEFIDYWGVKNTRYDTLLDMYEPDLTVEKVDAIFDRLKARLVPLVQAVSESSFKPETGFLKQLFDKEQQDKFSKFLLGEMGYDFEAGRLDESVHPFAIGLNPGDVRITTHYLQDDVLSAVFSSLHEGGHALYEQNIDKSLAGTPLSAGASMGIHESQSRLWENMIGRSRPFWRRYFGDLQQHFPEQLKDVALEDFYLAVNKVENSLIRIEADELTYNLHIIIRYEIEKQLFNEGLAVKDLPEVWNAKYKEYLGIMPPNDGLGVLQDVHWSGGDFGYFASYSLGNMYAAQMLHTLRKEMPNLDALIEQGNLAPIKEWLTEKVYRYGKSETPSEIILRVTGEELNPDYLADYLEAKYKEIYKL, encoded by the coding sequence ATGGAAGCGCAGGTATCTCAGCAATGGGAACAATTTCAGCAATTGGTACACAAAATCATGAGCTACTATGAAGCGCTGGGCCTTCTTCAATGGGATCTGCGGACAGGCGCCCCGCGCAAAGGAACCGACGTACGCTCGGAAACGATCGGCGTACTATCGACGGAAGCATTTAAACTGCAGGTATCGGAGGAGATGGGACAGTTTCTCGAGTTCTTTGCCGATCCGAAGCACGAAGGGCAACTGGACAGCCGAAATCGCCGCATCGTAGCCGAGATGCGCAAGGTCTATGAGCAGAACAAATCGATTCCGCCGGAACGCTTCCAGGAATATTCCATCCTTGCCTCCCAGTCGGAGACGAAGTGGGAGGAAGCCAAGAAGAACAGCGATTTCGCCGGATTCGAGCCCTACTTGACGAAGGTCGTCGCATTCAAGCAGGAGTTTATCGACTATTGGGGCGTGAAAAATACCCGTTATGACACGCTTCTAGACATGTATGAGCCCGACTTGACGGTGGAGAAGGTGGATGCGATTTTCGACCGGCTTAAGGCTCGGCTTGTGCCGCTTGTGCAAGCGGTATCAGAATCCTCATTCAAACCGGAAACCGGATTTCTCAAGCAGCTGTTCGATAAGGAACAGCAGGATAAATTCAGCAAGTTTCTGCTCGGGGAGATGGGGTATGACTTTGAGGCCGGCCGGCTCGATGAGAGCGTCCATCCGTTTGCGATCGGACTTAATCCGGGCGATGTCCGGATCACCACCCATTATTTGCAGGATGACGTCCTCAGCGCGGTATTCAGCTCCCTGCATGAAGGCGGACATGCCTTGTACGAGCAAAATATCGACAAGAGCCTGGCGGGCACGCCGCTGTCGGCAGGGGCATCGATGGGCATCCACGAGTCCCAGTCGCGGTTATGGGAAAATATGATCGGTCGGAGCCGTCCGTTCTGGCGCCGCTATTTCGGCGATCTTCAGCAGCATTTCCCTGAACAGCTGAAGGACGTTGCGCTGGAGGATTTCTATCTGGCCGTCAATAAGGTCGAGAACTCCCTGATCCGCATCGAGGCTGATGAGCTGACTTATAACCTGCACATCATTATCCGTTATGAGATTGAGAAGCAGCTCTTTAACGAAGGGCTTGCCGTGAAGGACCTGCCGGAGGTATGGAATGCGAAGTACAAGGAGTATCTCGGCATCATGCCTCCGAATGACGGGCTCGGCGTGCTTCAGGATGTCCATTGGTCCGGCGGGGACTTCGGTTACTTTGCTTCTTATTCGCTCGGCAATATGTATGCGGCGCAAATGCTCCATACCCTTCGCAAGGAAATGCCGAATCTCGATGCGTTGATTGAGCAAGGAAATTTGGCGCCGATCAAGGAATGGCTGACGGAGAAGGTCTACCGATACGGAAAGAGCGAGACTCCGTCGGAAATTATCCTCCGCGTAACCGGTGAAGAACTGAATCCGGATTACTTGGCCGATTATCTGGAGGCCAAATATAAAGAGATATATAAACTGTAG